A genomic stretch from Malus domestica chromosome 15, GDT2T_hap1 includes:
- the LOC103402205 gene encoding DEAD-box ATP-dependent RNA helicase FANCM isoform X1 — protein sequence MTSTNPHRVIDDDDDDFDWEAAAKEIDVVYQTQASRPSSTSDQSSHFAPPPSNINTPVQNPIAPIPGNKKKAGTSRQSTLDKFMGRPPPGIRDVEERNLDCSEGDGRVSCVPIDAEAAKTWMYPVNFPRRDYQFSITQTALFSNTLVVLPTGLGKTLIAAVVMYNYFRWFPNGKIVFAAPSRPLVVQQIQACHNIVGIPQEWTIDMTGQTSPTKRACLWKTKRVFFVTPQVLEKDIQSGTCAVEYLVCLVIDEAHRALGNYSYSVAVRELMAEQVQLRILALSATPGSKQQTVQQVIDNLYISTLQYRNEDDPDVKPYVHNRDVELIQVAMGQAAVEIDNELLEAMHPFASRLCAIGVLPTRDIQNLSPCLLLNSREKFRQAPPDVSQIKPGDIEGFFGTLLTLYHIRKLISSHGIRPAYEMLEEKLKQGSFARYMSRNEDICKAKLIMQQSLSHGAPSPKLSKMLEVLHDHFKTNDPQKSRVIIFSNFRGSVRDIMDALANLGNLVKATQFIGQSSGKTLKGQSQKVQQAVLEKFRAGGYNVIVATSIGEEGLDIMEVDLVICFDANVSPLRMIQRMGRTGRKHDGRVVVLACEGSELKGYHRKKGNSKNMMKHMRNGGINSFNFHSSPRMIPHIFKPEVQFVQFSVEQFIRRGKKVIDDNTVQTPVIAETLTVSETNLIAKYFHPHGLTWKPSLIAFPHFQTYPSRVYKVMHSRRTTMLIDMMQCLQGLTFSRDSNISLVEDEFYAEGIDTTEPHVIDAAEHHDNNRQGFLNPDDSLEKQSERKVLDSELSPNSTLKTKEKHYRLNFPGENLYEHSYLFGSDVVNVDASGKVLITSVPVFRWKDLSHSMFTSESSIKLDSLKQNSYHGRTSDEDHTELTTQGGASGDVKTIQMKSIKYENSLSSRLCKSEIWTEKTFNGAEKILQTTILKGDLLSKGDSVSDTPDVLESKGSLLLTDEDNSILRDGELSPRLTNLMKSGVVPESPINTSGPSNNANECAVPVPVSPAQLHPENSEKVSMENNACGGKVSVSSMDTEIRTPFHNKSNSASIRGCTSASPISGRANTVLADLTNSCGKDWNLISGDKSESIKEARKFRRLHKVGDRWKNRKPESVTNNMGSTKNLARSFSKTGSPHSKHNRGKKNSVDDVRAFIEEEAEVSSEAGMSDDEEDDQDNYSNDSFIDDRINPTAAATQSASGGNDMMAIYRRSLLTQSPMERQPVSSAGYSPDSVAATTRTTETGSSCGKTSFSLQTPQSDGTNQSTRMDSKSLEMNRVRVDIPCTGGASPEYERDVESRKRKLSCHHSRYPAVNLEREFSLESEAAGRDLQRIDANDDMFDDQFFEGLDLDAMEAQATLLLKQKTEAPRPQEQHLVPKLFEPTFDLGI from the exons ATGACTTCCACCAATCCTCACCGAGTCatcgacgacgacgacgatgatTTTGATTGGGAAGCGGCGGCGAAAGAAATCGACGTGGTTTACCAGACCCAGGCTTCAAGGCCCTCCTCTACTTCAGATCAATCTTCCCATTTTGCCCCTCCTCCCAGTAACATTAACACCCCAGTGCAAAATCCGATTGCCCCGATCCCTGGCAACAAGAAGAAGGCCGGCACTTCCCGGCAGAGCACCCTCGACAAGTTCATGGGAAGGCCTCCGCCAGGGATTCGAGACGTCGAAGAACGAAACCTGGATTGTAGTGAGGGTGATGGGAGAGTGTCCTGTGTTCCAATTGATGCTGAGGCAGCTAAAACTTGGATGTACCCAG TTAATTTTCCTCGGCGTGATTATCAATTTTCTATTACCCAGACGGCATTATTTTCAAATACATTGGTGGTACTGCCAACTGGACTTGGGAAAACGCTAATTGCTGCAGTTGTTATGTATAACTATTTCAGATGGTTCCCTAATG GAAAAATAGTCTTTGCTGCTCCTTCTCGACCACTTGTTGTGCAACAAATACAAGCGTGTCATAATATTGTAGGAATACCACAG GAATGGACAATTGATATGACAGGTCAGACAAGTCCTACTAAAAGAGCTTGCTTGTGGAAAACTAAACGAGTTTTTTTTGTTACTCCACAAGTGCTGGAGAAGGACATTCAGTCTG GCACATGTGCAGTAGAATACCTGGTATGTTTGGTGATTGATGAAGCTCACCGAGCATTAGGAAACTATTCTTACAGTGTTGCAGTTCGTGAG ttAATGGCTGAACAAGTGCAACTGCGAATTTTAGCTTTGAGTGCAACACCGGGAT CAAAGCAGCAGACTGTCCAGCAAGTTATTGATAACTTATATATATCAACACTTCAATATCGCAATGAAGATGACCCTGATGTCAAACCATATGTCCACAACAGGGACGTAGAGTTGATTCAG GTTGCAATGGGTCAAGCTGCTGTTGAGATAGACAATGAGCTCTTGGAAGCAATGCATCCATTTGCATCCAGGCTTTGTGCTATTGGAGTTCTCCCAACTCGAGACATTCAGAAT TTAAGCCCTTGTCTATTACTTAATTCAAGAGAGAAATTTCGTCAAGCACCTCCAGACGTCTCCCAAATTAAGCCTGGAGATATTGAAGGTTTCTTTGGAACACTGCTTACACTTTACCACATTCGTAAACTAATATCAAGCCATGGAATAAGGCCAGCATATGAAATGcttgaagaaaaattaaaacaagG GTCTTTTGCAAGGTATATGAGCAGAAATGAAGATATTTGTAAAGCAAAGCTCATAATGCAGCAAAGTTTGTCACATGGTGCTCCGAGTCCCAAATTGTCCAAAATGTTAGAAGTACTGCATGATCATTTCA AAACAAATGATCCACAGAAATCAAGGGTTataattttctcaaattttcgGGGAAGTGTCAG GGACATAATGGATGCATTAGCAAACCTTGGCAATTTAGTCAAAGCTACCCAGTTTATTGGTCAAAGTTCAG GGAAAACATTAAAAGGCCAGTCACAAAAAGTTCAACAAGCTGTTTTAGAG AAATTTCGTGCTGGTGGATACAATGTCATTGTTGCCACATCTATTGGTGAAGAAGGCCTGGATATTATGGAAGTTGATCTGGTTATATGCTTTGATGCTAACGTATCACCATTGAGAATGATTCAACGCATGGGGAGAACTGGAAGGAAGCATGATGGACGAGTTG TAGTTCTAGCCTGTGAAGGGTCAGAGTTGAAGGGTTACCATCGTAAGAAAGGAAACAGTAAGAATATGATGAAACACATGCGAAATGGGGGAATAAATAGCTTCAATTTCCATTCTAGTCCAAGGATG ATTCCTCATATTTTCAAACCCGAAGTCCAGTTTGTTCAGTTTTCAGTTGAACAATTTATTCGTCGTGGAAAGAAAGTGATTGATGATAACACTGTTCAGACTCCTGTGATCGCAGAAACGTTAACTGTATCTGAGACTAACTTAATTGCCAAGTATTTCCACCCTCATGGACTTACATGGAAACCATCTCTTATTGCCTTTCCTCACTTTCAAACGTATCCGTCAAGAGTATATAAAGTAATGCATTCACGTCGGACAACCATGCTGATTGATATGATGCAATGTTTGCAAGGACTAACCTTTTCCAGGGACAGCAATATCTCTCTTGTTGAG GATGAATTCTATGCAGAGGGAATTGACACTACCGAGCCACATGTCATTGACGCTGCTGAACATCATGACAACAACAGACAAG GTTTTCTGAATCCTGATGATTCTTTAGAGAAACAGTCGGAAAGAAAAGTATTGGATTCTGAATTATCACCTAATAGTACATTGAAAACCAAGGAGAAGCATTACAGACTTAATTTCCCTGGTGAAAATCTTTATGAGCACTCTTACCTCTTTGGTTCAGATGTTGTAAATGTGGATGCTTCTGGAAAGGTCTTAATCACATCTGTTCCTGTATTTCGATGGAAAGACTTGTCACATTCCATGTTCACAAGTGAAAGTAGTATTAAGTTGGATAGCTTGAAGCAAAATTCTTACCATGGAAGGACTTCAGATGAAGACCACACAGAACTAACTACTCAAGGTGGTGCTAGTGGAGATGTTAAAACTATTCAGATGAAAAGCATAAAATATGAGAATTCACTTAGCTCTAGATTGTGCAAGTCTGAAATCTGGACAGAGAAAACATTCAATGGTGCTGAAAAAATTCTTCAAACTACAATTTTGAAGGGAGATTTGTTAAGTAAAGGAGATAGTGTTTCCGACACACCTGATGTTCTGGAAAGCAAGGGATCATTGTTGCTCACAGATGAAGACAATAGTATTTTGAGAGATGGTGAGCTCAGTCCACGGCTTACTAATTTAATGAAAAGTGGAGTTGTTCCAGAGTCTCCTATCAACACTAGTG GACCATCAAATAACGCAAATGAGTGTGCAGTTCCTGTCCCCGTTTCACCTGCCCAATTACATCCTGAAAATAGTGAAAAGGTCAGTATGGAAAACAATGCCTGTGGAGGAAAAGTATCTGTTTCTTCTATGGATACTGAAATCCGAACTCCTTTCCATAACAAGAGTAATAGTGCCAGTATAAGAGGTTGTACCTCCGCATCACCAATTAGTGGAAGAGCCAATACTGTTTTAGCTGACCTTACAAATAGTTGTGGCAAAGATTGGAATTTAATTTCCGGAGACAAGTCGGAAAGTATAAAAGAGGCACGCAAGTTCAGAAGGTTGCACAAAGTTGGGGATCGTTGGAAAAACAGGAAACCAGAAAGCGTGACAAATAATATGGGGTCAACAAAAAACCTTGCCAGATCATTTTCTAAAACTGGTTCCCCCCATTCGAAGCACAATAGAG GTAAAAAGAATTCAGTTGATGATGTAAGGGCCTTCATCGAGGAGGAAGCTGA GGTATCTTCAGAAGCTGGTATGTCTGATGACGAGGAAGATGATCAAGACAACTATTCAAATGATAGTTTCATAGATGACAGAATAAATCCTACAGCTGCGGCTACTCAGTCTGCAAGTGGAGGAAATGATATGATGGCAATATACAG ACGTTCATTGCTCACCCAATCACCCATGGAGAGGCAGCCAGTTAGTTCTGCGGGATATTCACCTGATTCTGTGGCAGCGACAACGAGGACAACTGAAACTGGAAGTTCCTGTGGCAAAACATCGTTCTCTCTCCAAACGCCTCAAAGTGATGGTACAAATCAGTCAACCAGGATGGATTCAAAGTCCTTGGAAATGAACCGGGTAAGGGTAGACATACCTTGTACTGGTGGTGCTTCCCCAGAATACGAGAGAGATGTTGAAAGCCGTAAAAGAAAATTGAGTTGTCATCATTCAAGATATCCTGCAGTCAACTTGGAGCGAGAGTTCTCGCTCGAGTCAGAGGCTGCAGGCAGAGACTTGCAGCGCATTGATGCAAACGATGACATGTTTGACGATCAGTTTTTCGAGGGTCTTGATCTTGACGCAATGGAAGCGCAAGCTACATTGCTTCTTAAACAGAAAACAGAAGCGCCAAGGCCGCAGGAGCAGCATCTGGTTCCCAAGTTGTTCGAGCCCACATTTGATCTTGGTATATAA
- the LOC103402205 gene encoding DEAD-box ATP-dependent RNA helicase FANCM isoform X2 yields the protein MTSTNPHRVIDDDDDDFDWEAAAKEIDVVYQTQASRPSSTSDQSSHFAPPPSNINTPVQNPIAPIPGNKKKAGTSRQSTLDKFMGRPPPGIRDVEERNLDCSEGDGRVSCVPIDAEAAKTWMYPVNFPRRDYQFSITQTALFSNTLVVLPTGLGKTLIAAVVMYNYFRWFPNGKIVFAAPSRPLVVQQIQACHNIVGIPQEWTIDMTGQTSPTKRACLWKTKRVFFVTPQVLEKDIQSGTCAVEYLVCLVIDEAHRALGNYSYSVAVRELMAEQVQLRILALSATPGSKQQTVQQVIDNLYISTLQYRNEDDPDVKPYVHNRDVELIQVAMGQAAVEIDNELLEAMHPFASRLCAIGVLPTRDIQNLSPCLLLNSREKFRQAPPDVSQIKPGDIEGFFGTLLTLYHIRKLISSHGIRPAYEMLEEKLKQGSFARYMSRNEDICKAKLIMQQSLSHGAPSPKLSKMLEVLHDHFKTNDPQKSRVIIFSNFRGSVRDIMDALANLGNLVKATQFIGQSSGKTLKGQSQKVQQAVLEKFRAGGYNVIVATSIGEEGLDIMEVDLVICFDANVSPLRMIQRMGRTGRKHDGRVVVLACEGSELKGYHRKKGNSKNMMKHMRNGGINSFNFHSSPRMIPHIFKPEVQFVQFSVEQFIRRGKKVIDDNTVQTPVIAETLTVSETNLIAKYFHPHGLTWKPSLIAFPHFQTYPSRVYKVMHSRRTTMLIDMMQCLQGLTFSRDSNISLVEDEFYAEGIDTTEPHVIDAAEHHDNNRQGFLNPDDSLEKQSERKVLDSELSPNSTLKTKEKHYRLNFPGENLYEHSYLFGSDVVNVDASGKVLITSVPVFRWKDLSHSMFTSESSIKLDSLKQNSYHGRTSDEDHTELTTQGGASGDVKTIQMKSIKYENSLSSRLCKSEIWTEKTFNGAEKILQTTILKGDLLSKGDSVSDTPDVLESKGSLLLTDEDNSILRDGELSPRLTNLMKSGVVPESPINTSGPSNNANECAVPVPVSPAQLHPENSEKVSMENNACGGKVSVSSMDTEIRTPFHNKSNSASIRGCTSASPISGRANTVLADLTNSCGKDWNLISGDKSESIKEARKFRRLHKVGDRWKNRKPESVTNNMGSTKNLARSFSKTGSPHSKHNRGKKNSVDDVRAFIEEEAEVSSEAGMSDDEEDDQDNYSNDSFIDDRINPTAAATQSASGGNDMMAIYRPQSSCIWPVNYAITVVA from the exons ATGACTTCCACCAATCCTCACCGAGTCatcgacgacgacgacgatgatTTTGATTGGGAAGCGGCGGCGAAAGAAATCGACGTGGTTTACCAGACCCAGGCTTCAAGGCCCTCCTCTACTTCAGATCAATCTTCCCATTTTGCCCCTCCTCCCAGTAACATTAACACCCCAGTGCAAAATCCGATTGCCCCGATCCCTGGCAACAAGAAGAAGGCCGGCACTTCCCGGCAGAGCACCCTCGACAAGTTCATGGGAAGGCCTCCGCCAGGGATTCGAGACGTCGAAGAACGAAACCTGGATTGTAGTGAGGGTGATGGGAGAGTGTCCTGTGTTCCAATTGATGCTGAGGCAGCTAAAACTTGGATGTACCCAG TTAATTTTCCTCGGCGTGATTATCAATTTTCTATTACCCAGACGGCATTATTTTCAAATACATTGGTGGTACTGCCAACTGGACTTGGGAAAACGCTAATTGCTGCAGTTGTTATGTATAACTATTTCAGATGGTTCCCTAATG GAAAAATAGTCTTTGCTGCTCCTTCTCGACCACTTGTTGTGCAACAAATACAAGCGTGTCATAATATTGTAGGAATACCACAG GAATGGACAATTGATATGACAGGTCAGACAAGTCCTACTAAAAGAGCTTGCTTGTGGAAAACTAAACGAGTTTTTTTTGTTACTCCACAAGTGCTGGAGAAGGACATTCAGTCTG GCACATGTGCAGTAGAATACCTGGTATGTTTGGTGATTGATGAAGCTCACCGAGCATTAGGAAACTATTCTTACAGTGTTGCAGTTCGTGAG ttAATGGCTGAACAAGTGCAACTGCGAATTTTAGCTTTGAGTGCAACACCGGGAT CAAAGCAGCAGACTGTCCAGCAAGTTATTGATAACTTATATATATCAACACTTCAATATCGCAATGAAGATGACCCTGATGTCAAACCATATGTCCACAACAGGGACGTAGAGTTGATTCAG GTTGCAATGGGTCAAGCTGCTGTTGAGATAGACAATGAGCTCTTGGAAGCAATGCATCCATTTGCATCCAGGCTTTGTGCTATTGGAGTTCTCCCAACTCGAGACATTCAGAAT TTAAGCCCTTGTCTATTACTTAATTCAAGAGAGAAATTTCGTCAAGCACCTCCAGACGTCTCCCAAATTAAGCCTGGAGATATTGAAGGTTTCTTTGGAACACTGCTTACACTTTACCACATTCGTAAACTAATATCAAGCCATGGAATAAGGCCAGCATATGAAATGcttgaagaaaaattaaaacaagG GTCTTTTGCAAGGTATATGAGCAGAAATGAAGATATTTGTAAAGCAAAGCTCATAATGCAGCAAAGTTTGTCACATGGTGCTCCGAGTCCCAAATTGTCCAAAATGTTAGAAGTACTGCATGATCATTTCA AAACAAATGATCCACAGAAATCAAGGGTTataattttctcaaattttcgGGGAAGTGTCAG GGACATAATGGATGCATTAGCAAACCTTGGCAATTTAGTCAAAGCTACCCAGTTTATTGGTCAAAGTTCAG GGAAAACATTAAAAGGCCAGTCACAAAAAGTTCAACAAGCTGTTTTAGAG AAATTTCGTGCTGGTGGATACAATGTCATTGTTGCCACATCTATTGGTGAAGAAGGCCTGGATATTATGGAAGTTGATCTGGTTATATGCTTTGATGCTAACGTATCACCATTGAGAATGATTCAACGCATGGGGAGAACTGGAAGGAAGCATGATGGACGAGTTG TAGTTCTAGCCTGTGAAGGGTCAGAGTTGAAGGGTTACCATCGTAAGAAAGGAAACAGTAAGAATATGATGAAACACATGCGAAATGGGGGAATAAATAGCTTCAATTTCCATTCTAGTCCAAGGATG ATTCCTCATATTTTCAAACCCGAAGTCCAGTTTGTTCAGTTTTCAGTTGAACAATTTATTCGTCGTGGAAAGAAAGTGATTGATGATAACACTGTTCAGACTCCTGTGATCGCAGAAACGTTAACTGTATCTGAGACTAACTTAATTGCCAAGTATTTCCACCCTCATGGACTTACATGGAAACCATCTCTTATTGCCTTTCCTCACTTTCAAACGTATCCGTCAAGAGTATATAAAGTAATGCATTCACGTCGGACAACCATGCTGATTGATATGATGCAATGTTTGCAAGGACTAACCTTTTCCAGGGACAGCAATATCTCTCTTGTTGAG GATGAATTCTATGCAGAGGGAATTGACACTACCGAGCCACATGTCATTGACGCTGCTGAACATCATGACAACAACAGACAAG GTTTTCTGAATCCTGATGATTCTTTAGAGAAACAGTCGGAAAGAAAAGTATTGGATTCTGAATTATCACCTAATAGTACATTGAAAACCAAGGAGAAGCATTACAGACTTAATTTCCCTGGTGAAAATCTTTATGAGCACTCTTACCTCTTTGGTTCAGATGTTGTAAATGTGGATGCTTCTGGAAAGGTCTTAATCACATCTGTTCCTGTATTTCGATGGAAAGACTTGTCACATTCCATGTTCACAAGTGAAAGTAGTATTAAGTTGGATAGCTTGAAGCAAAATTCTTACCATGGAAGGACTTCAGATGAAGACCACACAGAACTAACTACTCAAGGTGGTGCTAGTGGAGATGTTAAAACTATTCAGATGAAAAGCATAAAATATGAGAATTCACTTAGCTCTAGATTGTGCAAGTCTGAAATCTGGACAGAGAAAACATTCAATGGTGCTGAAAAAATTCTTCAAACTACAATTTTGAAGGGAGATTTGTTAAGTAAAGGAGATAGTGTTTCCGACACACCTGATGTTCTGGAAAGCAAGGGATCATTGTTGCTCACAGATGAAGACAATAGTATTTTGAGAGATGGTGAGCTCAGTCCACGGCTTACTAATTTAATGAAAAGTGGAGTTGTTCCAGAGTCTCCTATCAACACTAGTG GACCATCAAATAACGCAAATGAGTGTGCAGTTCCTGTCCCCGTTTCACCTGCCCAATTACATCCTGAAAATAGTGAAAAGGTCAGTATGGAAAACAATGCCTGTGGAGGAAAAGTATCTGTTTCTTCTATGGATACTGAAATCCGAACTCCTTTCCATAACAAGAGTAATAGTGCCAGTATAAGAGGTTGTACCTCCGCATCACCAATTAGTGGAAGAGCCAATACTGTTTTAGCTGACCTTACAAATAGTTGTGGCAAAGATTGGAATTTAATTTCCGGAGACAAGTCGGAAAGTATAAAAGAGGCACGCAAGTTCAGAAGGTTGCACAAAGTTGGGGATCGTTGGAAAAACAGGAAACCAGAAAGCGTGACAAATAATATGGGGTCAACAAAAAACCTTGCCAGATCATTTTCTAAAACTGGTTCCCCCCATTCGAAGCACAATAGAG GTAAAAAGAATTCAGTTGATGATGTAAGGGCCTTCATCGAGGAGGAAGCTGA GGTATCTTCAGAAGCTGGTATGTCTGATGACGAGGAAGATGATCAAGACAACTATTCAAATGATAGTTTCATAGATGACAGAATAAATCCTACAGCTGCGGCTACTCAGTCTGCAAGTGGAGGAAATGATATGATGGCAATATACAG GCCCCAATCCTCCTGCATTTGGCCGGTGAACTATGCCATCACTGTAGTTGCTTAG